The segment CACAAACCTCCACCCGTAACCTGCGATCCATCAATAACAACCTTCTCCGTCCCCCCAGGACCGAGCTCCGCACCGTGGGAGATCGGGCCTTCTGCTCGGAGTACTCTCCCTGACCACCTGAGGGCGCCACAGACTCTCGATGCTTTTAAAAGAGGCCTAAAAACCGTCCTTGTTAACAGAGCCTTTCCTTAACTTTCGGTtcgtttttatttctttgtttttatgcattGTCTATAAACTTTTCCTTTCTAATCAGGCCTTTTTcctttgtgttgcttttaatGATCTTTGCTGTTGGttcattttatctgtttttatgcACCTGTTTtttactctgtagcactttgagatttactTGTAATTTGTAAGTGCATTacaaattaaatattattattattattattattatcatcacctGCTGTGAACATTCCGTCATGATTGTATATGTGGAATTACTTAGcgataaaagttaaataaaatcaattaatGCTTGCTTGCGTGCAGCCCACTAATAATCCCAATAACACTCACTTTAAATTATAATTGAGGAGAGGCAACAGAAACAGCGCACGTGACTCATCAACCATGCTGACTCTGAGCGGTCACGTGACAGACTGGGCTGGTAAACACGGAAGTAACGTTGCTCGACAGTCAGAAACAGTGGTGGCATTCAGTCTGGTCCGGTCAGTCGGGGTTTGATCATCGTGGAGTGAACAGTAGATCATCACAGCTGTTTTATCCGTCTTCCTCCCTTCGACCCGCTCAGCCTCTGAACTCACCGACAGCCATGAGGAGATGCTTGGTGCTCGCGGTCACCCTGAGCCTGGCTGCCTGCTGCATCATGCAGGCAGACTGCAAGTCCTATTCCAGAAAGACACGCCGGAATAATGCAAAGGTAAGAAGAGGAAAGCACTGTTAACATGCAATTACAGCagcattatacacacacacacacacacacacacacacacacacacacagaaaaaaacacaatgttccTATGATATTGTATTCACTACAACTTCTCTTATGCCCATAATACTGTGCTCACTGTAATATCCCTATTTACAAAGTCACTGTAATACTCCGATAATATTCTATTCTCTAGAATATCttttatggtatcactataatatttctacaATATTTTAACCACTGCAGTACctcttatggtatcactatgCTTATAATAGTCTATTCACTGTgatatctcctatggtatcactataacattcctataatattcctatagggatatATAATGTCTATAGTATAGTCTAtagtgtctgtggtgctcaatagtgagtttacagtgatttgatggtactttatttaatttcttataacatcactataatattattGTAGGCTACTGACCtattatatgtgtgtttatagtgGCATTATCCCCTatagtatcactgtaatattcctataatattcatataggaaTTTAAATTGTGGCTGTGGTACTCCTTATCATActtaatggttttttttttttacttctatgGTATCATTAATTTTCTTTGGTAGGCTATAATTATTTTTGACCTGTAGCAGTTGCATGGTATTctagttttgttgtgatatttgcatAGTGTCATTCTAAAACTTCTTATAGGatttctgtatttcttgtaGAAGTACAGTGTCTAGACTAATTTAAGGTAAATTAAGTTAACTAAGTTAAACTGTAGGCCATCAGTTAACTTTAAAGTGAGGAATCTAATTTAAAGTGTAAACCATCAGTTAACTTTAAAGTGAGTTAACTAATTTAAAGCGTAAAACCTTCAGTAAACTTTAGAGTGAGTTAACTGATTCGGCCTGTGAACCGTCTGCTTGTTGGGACAGATTTTGGGATTCGACTGGAAGAACTGCGGCCAGCCGGACGCCCCGGCGGTGCTGAAGACCCTGGCCTTGTCTCCGGACCCGATCACCATCCCGGGAGACCTGACCGCCGCCGCATCCGGATCCACGACCGTCGAATTATCTTCTCCACTGGCTGTGAGTAGACATGCGacatgcaggaggaggccaGGTTCAAACCCAAATGACCATAACATTTTCTCAATGTGATATAATGGCGTGGTACagaaaatcatattaaaacagctttgggaactgttttgaactgagaAATGTGAGAAATATATGTGAGAGATATTTGCCAGTACTATGAATTCATGTCCTaaatatttatgtcagcctaaaaaggaggTAAAATCTCTTCCACAGATAAAAAGGAGGGTGAACTGAGTGTGGTTGGGTCTCTGTTCCAGATCCATCCAGATATATTCTCCCTCTTCAGGCTGTTAAACTTGATTCATTATTACAGGACGCCTAGGGGCTGAAAAATGTTTCACTATAAGAAATAATTTATGCAAAGAATAGATGTGATTACATATTTCTATATTAGAAACAGgatgttttttggtttgttccaaaacagagtccgggccagaaagtgagttttgaaaggcagaaatctcatcAGCTGACGAAGTAATGATTGattcattggtattgatcaacaacattatcaaccctgcagatatattatggtctgtttgtaCTATGAGTGtcatcttacttattgcccatTTAACCGTCCGCTTTCAAAACCATCAGAGAGCTGAAAGCAGCAGTTCAGCTGTTCAGAGCGGACCGGCCCTCTGtctgcagcgtgtgtgtgtgtgtgtgtgtgtgtgtatggcggggggggggttattATCGGTCATATGGGTTATGTGAAGCAGTGAAGCGGGAACAGACGTGTCTGGATCTGCCTCTGATCCTGTGAGCCTCATGTGAGCAGATCAACAACATGAACAGTTGCAGTCACCAGCCTCTCTGGAGTTCTCCTGCTTTTAAAATGGCGGCGGGTggcgggcggcgggcggcgggtGGCGGGCGGCGGGCGAGAGCAGCGGCCCTCCAGGTTTTAGGCTTGAGACCCTTCAGACCAAGAGATGCTTCCTCCTGTCACAGGCTGCGTGTCGTCACAGTCGGGTGAAAAACTTTTATCTCCagaacttttcaggaactaagaaaagcagctttgttttcagctCGACCGCCAAGTATTGTTGACTTTATGCAAAGGGGTTTGAGCGGGTTTCATAAGGCCGAGTGTGGAAGAATTCCCTCAACCCACAGAGCAACACTGAATCTTTCAAGTGaagttaaaaaaatgaaaagaaccaaaactggagttatgaggtttccacatgacaacagtgatatataGATTGACAAGGCGAGGCAAAGGCAAACTTTATTGATATAGCTCATTTCAGTCACAAGGCAAAtccaatgtgcttcacataaaacagaaaaaatacataaaaatcctTGCTCAGGGCCACAcaccacaactatttaaaatgacattaaaaaagaaagaaagaaagaaagatagatagagataaaatatgtaaaacataaataaagatTGGTGaacaaagaatgattttcccttttcaggtcgtttcatttgattaattatcagaggaggcagagaggctgaaaactattcagtaaaATCAAAAAAGAGAAATCAGGAAAAATGGACATGATAATACTGATTTGTATAGCATAAATATGTTTAtatcctatcccataaatcatcttttGACCCGCCGAAATTATCTCGTGACCAGACCCAAGTGAGAAGCACTGGACTAGAAGTTAGACTGGCAGGCTTGTGACAGGAATTTATCTGGTTTGAATCCCAAAGAGACTGAGAAACGCTCTCCCATCCCTCAACAAAGCCTGTTGAGCtgccgctgagcaaggcacttcccCCTGCCAGTGACTGTGCCGCTCCCAGAGTGAACGCGTGGAAATAtatgaacatgaaacagcagtGCCAAAACAGAACATGCAActttctctggataaataaacGTAAAAATGGTCCAAATCTGCTCTCACCCTGGCAGCAAGGCTCAAAAGATCTATCAtgacttgtttttctttcacttcccAACCTCCAGAAGTAGGTTTATGATCCATTTTGGGTTCCAGCCCAAAGTTAGTCTCATGCTTATGGCGTTTAGTCATGTGTGTAGCCGACAGGGATGAAAAGCCTAGCGAGTCagcaaaatacacacataactCTGTCTCAGATCACATTATTTACATCATCAATAAACCCTCAAAACAGGCCTACTGAGTTTATGATGCCTGCTTCTCCGTCATAAACAACTTGTCTGGCTGTTAATCATTCAGTGATTTAACAGTAGATGTTGTTATGCCTTTCCACACATCAAGGCTTTAAAGTGCTGCTATAAATCATGTGTGGATTTAACAGAATTTGCAAATCAtcctgtgtttgttgtgtatgTTTTAACCAAagcagatgggtggggttcTGCAGCAGGACAGCTCAGATAGCGAACCtcaggataattctggttattttccttttttcctagttttttgccatcatgacgatcgattctgatcaaaatgtatttcactGAGGAGCTACATATATCTCAGTTTGCAGGGAGCGCCAACGGAAAACTCAAACAGTAAAACCCAAAACCACCtaaaacacagtaacactcacTGCAATGTGACCTGACTATATCCAATTTTCTGATTATCCGTTGCCTGCAGCTTGACTATACTGAGGTATTACATATGTTAATTTAACTCTTGTATATAAGCAGAAAGTTTACTCAGTTAGTGGCAGACTGCAGACGGCACTGCCACGCTCCAGCAGTCAGCAGAGggaacaaggaagtgtgtgagcagtgCCAAAGAATATTAAATTAACTATTAACTGATATGCTGTGTGATAACTGTTCAGCCACAGCTGTTTAAAGACGTGTAActgctgtgtgagtgtttaaAGGTTGTGTTTTAATCGCTGTTTGAGTTTCCCTCGGCTCTGCTGCGCTCCTTGCAAACTGAGAGGAAATCTACACTGAAGTAATCGATgaaattttgatcagaatcgatcagcatgatggcaaaaactaagACAATAAGCCTcaggttgaaaaaaaataaacagaattatcctttaacaaatGAAAATTAACACCAACCATTTTCCAAATGCTGGTAAACTTTGGATGTGGCTTTTTAGAGTAATTTCTACTTGTTTGGCTGGTGAAATAGTAAAAGTAGGTGGGGATTCTTGGATCCAGCAGTCAGTTTGGATGAAAAAAGTTGGTTTCGTGCCCTGGAAACGACCAGGAAGGCAGAGAATAGAGGTTAGTTTGAGTCACTAGTCTTATGACCTGATTAAAAAAGGTTTTCAGTACTGTAGATGTTGACAGTATcgggtatatatatatatatagtagaGGGTAATGTCCTCTGTGTAAAGTCACTTCCTCAAAACTCTACTGAGCATTTCTTGTTTTTAGTTTAGCCTCTGTcgtgtttgtttttatacagtCCTGTTCCCTTTTCACCCACTTCAACCtcgttttttttaaccttttactCTTTTATTGACCCTTCTGTTTATTACACATTGTCGTTTTTAATCCATCCATGTTTacgactctctctttctcaatctcagataattattcattcatcattcactTTTTACCCCCTTTCTTGTCTCTCCGCATATCATGTATAATGCCTTTAATTTTTCAGGGAAAGTTCACTGAGAGTTCATGGTTCTTTTTCAGCATCCAGACTCCCTTTTCCATCCCTGATGATGTAATTCATCATCTGTTTATCATCTATTTTTCCTCCTTTCACCTTTTCGGGTAAATGGGACCTTGGAGAAGGAAGTGGGAGGGGGATTTTGGGGTGAAGATCTCATGGATAGAAGAACACTGAAGCTGTTCCAACAACTCAAAACTGTTCCACCTACTGTGTCTCCTACTTTCATTTGATTATGATTCACCATTTTTGAcgttctctgtctttgtccttgGGTAAATGTGACCATAGAGAAGGAAATGTCAGGATTTTGGGTGAAGATCTCAAAGGTAGAGGAGCAGAGAAGCCCTCACAAGAACCTCAAACTGTTCCCCTCCTCTTTTCGGTTCATCATTCACCAttttccccttctcttcctttcctcctccccagGTAAATGGGATATTTAGAGAAGGAGGCGTCAGGATTTTGGGTGACGATCTCATGGCTAGAAGAGCATTGAAGCTGTTCCACCAACTCAAAACTGTTCCACCTACTGTATCTCCTACTTTCTTTTGATTATGATTTACCATTTTTGACGTTCTCCATCTTTTGGGTGAAGATCCTAAcaggagaagagcagagaaactACCTCAACAACACCAAACTTTTCTccttatctcctcctcttcgtctgTTTTATCATTCacccttcttcctttcctccctgcaGGTAAATGTGATCTTTGGAGAAGGAGGTGTCAGGATTTTGGGTGAAGATCTGCCCCACCACCCTCCAAATCGTTCTCcatatctcctcctcctgtttctgttcatcattcctcctctcctcctcctcctcctccccaggtGAATGTGACCCTGGAGAAGGAGGTGGCAGGTTTCTGGGTGAAGATCCCCTGTGTGGAGGAGTTGGGCAGCTGCCACTATCCGGACGCCTGTGACCTCCTGAACCAGCTGGTCCCGCCGGGTCAGGACTGTCCCGAGCCGCTGCACACCTACGGCCTGCCCTGCCACTGCCCCTTCAAGGCTGTGAGTCTGCTTTAAAGTCATAATCTGTGacgttttcatataaataaatgtcagttttgctactcttgGTGTAACACAATAGCGATTCAAGTGACGTGCAAATAGTAAATCTAATCCAGCTCCATCAGATCCAGGCAAAATGTGGATATGAGATGTATGTTAATGCCGGGTGGAGAGGGATCTTTGGGAGCTAGCAACAAGCTAGTAACACGGAAATTTGgccgttattattattattctgactgtttttatgAGGGTATTTTCTAGTCATGGGGCAGAACCAGCTTTTTAAATTTCTACCTTCTTTTAAAAGACTCAGTAGCATTAAGACCAGAACTTCTAGGTTCCAAAATAGCACTTATCCTCCTGAACTCACTACAGACTGTTTGTCAGATCTAAGGGAGTGAGCAATATGACGGGTATAGTGGGTGTTTTTATCCCCATGGTACATATTTcttagtttatggtattttagtttgtttatgtttattttattgcttctacttcatgttttactttgtgttatatgtgttttaagtgttttacttGTGGTTTTTTAACCATTCTTGTCCCTCTCTGTGTTAAGTGagcttgggttagggttaggtttaggcaaatCCCAACCAAGTTGAAATGGCAATACAGTATTGAATGTCAGTGATGGAGGAGGCTGGTCTCTGCCATGTTGTTCAGAAGGCAGGAACCTCTTCATCTGTCCAGGCTCTGCTTCTCACCTGCTGGCTCGCCGCCATGTTTACATCACATTACGCAATTTAGCAAATGCTTTTGTCTaaaaagcgacttacaataagatGTTCTCTAAGACGTTTGTTCTCtagggactatggatcggcaCCGGTCTGTCAGTGCGTTCGTCCGTCTCGCACAATATTTCGGACGCCGCTGATCATATTTGGACGAAAATTCGgggaatgatgcgtctcattCTGACACTTTTAAAATTGCACCAATTGGCCTAAGGTGGCGCTAcgacatttgtttgtttgtttgttggagTTTGTCGAGACTTGGGGGAATGCAGCTGAtgagtttctctgtctctgtaggtAACTCATCTTCCACCCCTGCCTGTAGTTCTTGTGAGGTTCCCCAGGGTTCAATTTTAGGCCCCCCTTTTGTTCTCTCTATACTTCCACTAGGTAAAATTATTGAGAAGTACAACATGTCCTTTTCACAGCTCTGTCTCCCGCTCAAACCTGATAACCAGGCTGGGCTGCttatactgactgactgcctagAGGACATTAAATCTTGGATGGCACACAACTTTCTCCAGTTGAACGAAAATAAGACTGAGgtttactactactaatatcaTTACCCAGAGCCTGGATCAGCTACCCGTGTCAAACCACATGCACTACAAAAACCTTGGGGTGACACTTGATGGCGCTCTGAATTTTAACAAACAGATCAGCTCAGTTGTGAAATCTAGTTTCTTCCAGCTCAGGATTATCTCCAAAATCAGACCTGGGAAGAGTAATTCATGCATTAATATCCTCCCGAATGGACTATTGTAATTTTCTCTATTTTGGTATTAATCAGACTTCAATCTCCcgttaaaaaaacagaataggTTTAAATAAGTGTTAAAAGGAGTtaaaaaaattaatttaaattaaaaattaaattaaattacagtacagtaaaataGCCCCATATGAATCTAATAAAAAGCAGTGGCAAACAGGAAAGTTTTAAGCCTTGATTTAAAAGAGCTGATTGTTGGAGCCGACCTCAGATCATCTGGAAGTTTATTCCATAAATAGGGAGTATAGAAACTAAAAGCTGCTGAGCCGTGTTTGGTTTTAACTCTTAGAGCAGTCAGCTGACTCGCTCCAGATGACCTGAGAGCAGTAGCTTAACTGTGGAAGAGTTTAAGAATCGtcttaaaacccacttttactctctaactttttgttttgtttgtgtctgtggaTGTCTGTATACTCATGACTGCgctcttatgtgtttttattcttcttgcaTCCCCAGGGCTCGTACTCTCTGCCCCAGTCGGACTTCTACCTGCCCTACATGGATCTTCCCTCCTGGCTCACCAACGGAAACTACCGGGTGCAGGGCGTCCTGGGCAGCCAGGGCAAAGAGCTGGGCTGCCTCAAAGTGgcgctctctctccactccgAGTAACACGCTCCGTCACCGCCACCGCAACCGACCCGACGCAGTTAGGATCCTTTGGTTTTGTTCATTTGCACATTTAAATGATTAATAactggaaaaagaaaggagaagttGCACAAACAAACCATTCAGACCGAGAAACCTCAAGGGGGTTTTTCTGAAAACTCTGCATCTCAAAcgaaaaagagcaaaaaaatcAAGAATCACAAAACAGATACACAAAACTTTTACATTGAGCAAATCAGCAAATCGTTCCACGTTTTCCATGCTTACTGCATTTCTGCTGcacatgaaaataaacaaaaatccccaaaataaGAGGAAACCCTGCAGAGATATGTGCTGTAcaatctataataataataataataaactatttgtacaatactttttaaaaaaacagagtttacagaGTGCTTTAACAACCAAATAAACGCAAACATCATACTtagaaaatacagtaaatagaTGTAACTTTGGGAGTATCTGAGCTGCAGTACATGCCATATGGGAGAGAACGTCACATCAAACTGTTCGCCAAAATTTTGCATTTTATCGTTGCCTTACTCACCGGAAAATATACTTTCTTTGTCGAAAAAATCTTTCCCCAGTCGTTAGAGTCCGCTGCTCATTTCAGCGTACATGAAACCGGGCTGCATGAAGCCGTATAGGGAAGATCTACTGGTAGCTGTTAATGGGTAGAGAAGAACTTCACCTGGATTTTATCCTTAAAATCACACtgcccttttttttattttctttctgcatTTGCCAAAATGGAAAACATAATTTGTCCTGCAAAGCTTGATTTGCAATTTTGATACCTGGATCCTGTGAACAGGAACGCTTAAAAATGCATTAGAAGCTAAAGCCAAGAGGGAATTGatcttttgtgtgtgtccgctctgctgtgtgtgtgtgtgtgtgtgtgtgtgtgtgtgtgcatgtgtgcatgtgtgtgtgtgtgtgtccccactCTGCTGTGTGTAAGGTGTTTCTCAGAAGGGAAGTGCTGTCGTCTCATGAAGCCACAAACAGAGAAGCAGACCCAGTTTAGAGAAACCTCACCGCCGCTGCCTGCCCACTTCCTGATTCAAGTGAAGACTGTCTGTAAACCTTGATCTGTCCGGGAGAAACCATCTGAGTGTCACGCTCTTTGCCTCAGCTccgccctgcttcacatccatacagttccacacattcagaCCGGGAGCTGCCCGGTGCAACAGCCGGGGTTCGATGCCTTGCTCAGGGGAACCTCGGCAGTAGCTGCTGAGGGACGAGGGAACGCGTCTCTGTCTCTAATCTTGCGTAGCCAAAACCTCCGTCTCAAACTaacggaggtctggagaaacCTGTGGGCTGTCGTCAGGCTGCAAACCGCTTCAGACCAGTAAAATTGCGCGAGGGCGGAGCctagctgctgtgtgtttcctaCTAGCAACTAGAACATTCCCCACTCGTTATTTCCACGTCTTCGTCTGAACTAAGAACAGCAGGCAGTGTCAGTCCCTTCGGCCTTAAAggaatattccacttagttttaacgtGGAGGTTATTCAGCTCtcgaccgccatgaaaaccagaatataaacttctcaccaagatcagatgcagctggacgagtttgtagccttcagatttttacttcccattcatttgaatagaAAACCACAGCAGccggatctgttgttgaatctgttcacaaacgtgttaaatgtcagttttcagtctattttcttgcctcattcaaatgaagtcGAGCTGAATGTTAGAActgagtggaatattgctttaagaatGAGAAGGAGACCAAGCTGCAGATAAAATGGCGGACCTCCATCGGCAGCCATGACGTCACGTGACCTCAACAGCGGAAGTGGTTCTTcttcgtgtttttttttatttttttatttttttcttcctcatgACGGCACGTGTGCGTAAAGTTTGCAATTTAGCACACGGATTTTACAAGTTAAATTGAATAAAACCTTTAAAAGAGTCAATGGCCTTTTTGAAAGATATTTTCAATGCATAAACTTTATATATTTGTAAAATCCGTGTGCTAAATTGCGAACTTTAACATAACCAAATGCGGATTGTGCACATGTGCCgtcatgagaaaaaaacacttctgcTGTTGaggtcatgtgatgtgatgtcaccGATAGAGGTCCGCCATTTTATCTGCAGTTAGTTCCACTGTGACTGATGTGAGAGGACTGACTACTAAAACTAtagatttctctctcccataaTGCATCACAGGCTGTCGGCCAGGTttgataaataaagttttgctGCAGCTTGTTGGTAACCAGCCGTTACATCTCTGTTTTGGAGAAGCTGTAAAGCGTTTTCAACTCGATCTCTGTCGATTTTCACCCAGGTGCAACATGGGAGCTCGTTAATGTCGTCTGTTTCTCACCAAGCTCGTTTAATCCGGATGATTTTaagcttttcattttattttgctgaaagaagaaaaaggagcaaAGTCGTCATGCGAAAAATCACGTTACTGCCGTCTGTCATGTGACGGGAAATTGATTCatgattttatgttttctttgtctcgTGATAATTTCATAATGTTGTTAAAAGGGCAGTTCGCTGAGAAACAAAGATGATTAATTACGCACAAAATATCACATGTATCCCAAACCGTCAAATCATTTTAGACATTTCCAGCAGATCTGATGTCCCTTCTGTTAATTAATCTGGGTTGAGACTCATGGAAGCTCCTGAGAACAGTTAATCCATGCAGTGAAAAGCATAACTCAGTTAAAAAATATCCTGGACTTCAGATCAGAGCGCACTGGAAGCAATATGATGATGAAATCTTGACATTCCTAATTTGATGCTTCTTCAACATTTCACCAGCGTTATGGGGAACATCAATACTAGatcgtattttctgtttcacGGCCTGTTCTTCAGTCTGATTCATATATTTGTAGATTGACTAGTAGCTTCAATATATAATGTTCATATGTTGTCCATATACCTGCTGCTAGCTGAATTACCCGCTTAGTTTGCAGTCCTTGGCTTATATATGTTAAGTCTTTTATGCCTCAAAATGCATGAATGGTCACTGTGGCTCCAGAAACTTCATTTTTGTCCCTTTTGACACTTAAAAATTAAACCAATTTTCGAGCAAACACATTAAGTTTTTTAGACAGAAAACTTTTTGACAGAAATCCTTTTGAATCATAATGCATTTCTGCCTTAAAGAAAAAATCCCCCTCAGATCTTCAtcagtttgtgatgttcagtgcgttccaggagttatttagtgatgaagcgTTGTCACGTACtgcggtgcaaaatggcggctctagaaagaagccctcactctttgattctgagggactgacaccaaaacctgacgtttaccgctgatgttttacatcctgaaacattttctcatatcaaactccactgtagctgctggaaacatctggaggtgacgtcacctcgtctacgattggccggttatccaccaagaagaaaaacacaacaaactccTGAATGGAGTCAGGAATTAAAAGtgcatcaccaacagctgtttttaacagtgttttagggggatttttcctttaaagcttCATGAAGGGAAACTTAAAAAGGTACTGGGTTGGTTTGTACAAATCAAAGAAAAACTTACAATGTCTAATGAATTAGATTTGAGGTCAGATGTATTATGGGTGAAAACTATTATAAGGGtgaaatttttgtttttttatgattcTTCAGACTTTTCATGTTGCTCACCTGCTGTTCATTTATTCCAATGGGAAGAAGCATGTAGCATCTGTtatcaggtttatttttgggtgtttttttggtGATGAAATCATGATTTTCTGCAGATTCCAGTGTGTTTTCCATCAACCTGTGAAGCTTCGAGTTGAATGAGAAAAGTGCTTTTGGTTCTTTTGTTTCAATCAATCAACTTATCAGTTTTTTTTATCGGGAAAGTGTTCGTTGGCTTGAGCTGAAGAGTTTGTGCAGAAAGCTGCTGCTGGGAATCAGGCAGAGCTCATGCAATTAATTAATATAATGTAATTAACGATACGCATGATATAGATTATTTGACTTTCtatcttgatttgatttttatttgatattttttattgacTGTTTTTAAATCCTAACCATAAGTGCCTGATTAGATCTGTACTGGGAATTAAATCTATAAGTGGAGTTGCGAGGAAAGGGAGTAGAGATGGAAACTGaatgttaaacacacacacacacacacacacacacacacacacacacagacagaactgATCAGGCTGAGTTGAAGTTACAAAAGAAAGATTGATATTGGTAAAGGTGATACAATTTAAATACTTTAATCTGTTCGTTTTCTACAATGTCAATAACAATTAgattaaatcattaaaaatctGATTGCTAATGGTAAAATTATTGATTACGATAGAACCTTGTGACTCATTTCACAGTGTACAGTTTTTAATAAACATGATCCCATCAATgatctgtgtctctgttttctttgtgt is part of the Centroberyx gerrardi isolate f3 chromosome 16, fCenGer3.hap1.cur.20231027, whole genome shotgun sequence genome and harbors:
- the LOC139925461 gene encoding ganglioside GM2 activator, whose product is MRRCLVLAVTLSLAACCIMQADCKSYSRKTRRNNAKILGFDWKNCGQPDAPAVLKTLALSPDPITIPGDLTAAASGSTTVELSSPLAVNVTLEKEVAGFWVKIPCVEELGSCHYPDACDLLNQLVPPGQDCPEPLHTYGLPCHCPFKAGSYSLPQSDFYLPYMDLPSWLTNGNYRVQGVLGSQGKELGCLKVALSLHSE